From a single Clostridia bacterium genomic region:
- a CDS encoding YtrH family sporulation protein encodes MSDYIRELVLSFFVSGGIVLGGSLVGSLSTIVTGTLPLDTMADLAGRLKIWGAVAALGGTFVTFETLDIGLFQGQLGPLVRQGLYVLCAFLGADLAYLLVMAMVGPRN; translated from the coding sequence GTGAGCGACTACATCCGCGAGCTGGTCCTGTCCTTCTTCGTCAGCGGCGGCATCGTGCTCGGCGGGTCGCTCGTCGGCTCGCTGTCCACGATCGTCACCGGCACCCTGCCGCTCGACACCATGGCGGACCTCGCCGGCCGCCTCAAGATCTGGGGCGCCGTCGCCGCCCTGGGGGGCACGTTCGTCACGTTCGAAACCCTGGACATCGGCCTTTTCCAAGGGCAGCTGGGGCCGCTGGTCCGGCAGGGATTGTACGTCCTGTGCGCGTTCCTGGGCGCGGACCTCGCCTACCTGCTGGTGATGGCCATGGTGGGGCCGCGGAATTGA